In Pongo pygmaeus isolate AG05252 chromosome 19, NHGRI_mPonPyg2-v2.0_pri, whole genome shotgun sequence, the genomic stretch TGAATTatgcagatcttccaaatgttgacacgTTTAatgtgtatatgaaatatatatccaTCACCATGATGGATGAGTTTTCCAAATGGTGATATTTGCTTGATagagcaaatatttattactggcaacaaatactgtcagtttttcttataataacaggctcacttcatttattttgtgACAACATTTGGCAAATACCAGTTCTGAATAACTATAGTTTATCAGTTAttctaacaaataaaaataatgttccaTGAAGTGGCTGGTTGAGACCAAATTCAATCAGTCAAGTACTTCCTCACAAGACAACCATTGTACTCTGAGATGCAGAAATGTTCTATGTGGACTTGCCATTTTATTATACAAAGTATTAAAAAGATATACACTAAAAGATATGATTTAATAATTTTACTGCTTTATCAAGGACAACAATTGTTTAGAATTTTatctttctctgcatctattgacatgttgatttttttattttaatttgtcaatATAATAACATTTATGGATTTAAAAGTATCAAATTATCTTTATATACCTTTAGTATATCCTAGTGGGTCCTtatgtagtatttttaaattctctgttggattcaatttgctaggaTTTTCTTTGGGATACCTGTATTTGTAGTTTTAAGTGAAATTAGCTCCtgcactttttctttcttgtactcTTTTTCTGCTTTGATATCAGGTGATAATTATGACATAAAACTATTTGGGAAGTTTCTGCTTCTGTTCtctgcagagattttttttttttaaactggatgATCCATAACTTGCTAAAAGTTGCATATCAGTGGATTTGTATTtgtgatatatgtacatattcatatatatgaataaaatgattGCTTAAATTCTACTAGTTATAGGActatttaatttttccatttcttcttgagtcagctTTGATAAGTCACATTTTTTTCaaggattttttattttgtcaaaatgTTCAAAATTGTTGGCATGTAGATGTTGATATTGTCTCTTCATCATCCTAATCTTGGTGTTATGTTTAGTTTTTACCCCCATTCTTCCCACTGTAGTGTTTACTTGTGTCTTTTGTTTCCTTGATCAATATCCCAGAGGTTtattcacttcattttttttaaaaaagaaccaatctttggcttttaaaattctcttcattatatttttgttttttattgagttCTATTcccaatttatttattaaaatatttcctttcctctgtATTCTCTGGGATCACTAAATTGTTCATTTGTTCCAGAATCCTCCACTTCTATTGGCCCTACTACCACTGCTATTTATGAATATGTGCTGATGTTTGAGAGTTTTGTTTTGAGGGGTGGATGGAATTCTTGcatgaagaagagaaggaaggtgaGGAACTACAGAAATAAAAGACAGGATGGTCTTTCCAAGGGCAAGGTCTGACTTCCTACAGAGAAAAGGAATGCAGGGAAAAGGCAAGAGAGTGTTGCTTTGAGGCCCCAAAGATAAAATCAACCCAGAGCACAAGAGGAATCTTCTTGGCATTTCTGCATGAACCATATGGGCTGTGTCCAGAGTGACTATATGTCAGCATTGAAGTGGTGCATGTTGTACCTGTTAGAACATCAAGAAAGGGGAAGCCTCACCCAGGGCATCTGTGGTAGGGGTAGTGCAAAGTGTCTTCTCCAAAGAGCTTGAAGGTAGCAGGCTCCTGAGGGAAGCCAGACCTCTGGATCAAAGTGAATGGGTGCTAGAAAACATGAGAGCCCTCCCTAAGCTATGACTGGGTATATATAGATAAGCCTAGGACTGTGGGCCTATGATCAAGCAGGTTTAAATATTTGACCCTGTAAAATCCTGGTAGTAGTGTTAGCATGACGTTATTTATTGCCAAGGCTGGTGAGGTCTAGGAGGCACTGGGATACACATTGTGTCTTTTCTTCACCACAGGTAGATATGCTCATCCTGAGCTGGAGCTGTACTCTGACTGTTGCATATCCCAAAGCATAATGCCTTATGTGGGTGAAGGATATTTCTGGTCTCCACTTCAATCCCCTTTCCAAAATTACCTTCATTTAAGCCTCTGAAAGGGTCTCCCTAGGAGTTTTCCCAGAGCCCCATGCATGTCTTTGTTCCTCAGGCTGTAGATGAAAGGGTTCATCATAGGTGTCACCACCGCATACATCACTGTGGCTACTGAGTCCTTCATGGAGTAGGTGTGGAGGGGCTGCAGGTACACCATAACAAGTGTCCCATAAAAGAGGGAGACCACACCCAAATGCAAGGCACAGGTAGAGAAGGCTTTGTATTTCTTAGAGGCTGAGGGTATTTGAAGGATGGTTCTGACAATACGTACATAGGATGTGGTCGTGAACCCTAAGGGGGTGAGGAAGATGAAGCAGCCAGTGGCAACCAGCACTGTGTGAATGATGTGGATGTTGGAACATGCCAGCCTCAGCAGAATGTACATCTCACAGAAGAGGTAGTGGATCTTTCGGGACCCACAGAAGGTCACCCTGGTCatgaggagggtgaggaggaggcCATAGAGAACAGACAGCCCCCAACACAAGGAGAGGAACAAGACACAGAGCCCAGGGCTCATGGCTGTGACATGGTGGAGGGGGCAGCAGATGGCCACATAGCGATCATACGCCATCACGGCCAGGATGAGGTTGTCCAGGGCCACCAAGGAGAGCAGGAAGTAGAGCTGCGTCAGACACCCTGCATAGGAGATGGCTTTGTTCTGGGACTGGAGGTTCACCAGCATCTTGGGGATTGTGTTGGTGACAAGAGGTCAGTGAAGGAGAGGTTGGCCAGGAAGAAGTACACGGGGGTGTGCAGGCGGGAATCAGAGCTGATGGCCAGGATGATGAGCACATTTCCCACCACCGTGACCAGGTACATGGACAGGAACATCCAAAACAGGATCCGCTGCTGCTCAGGACTCTCTGACATCCCCAGGAGAAGGAACTCTGAACCTTCACTCTGGTTGCCTCCATCCATTTCCTCAACTGTCTGCAATATTAAcaccaacaaatgtttattaagtgcCTTCATTTGAATAAGGACATGAAGATAAGCAAAATCAACTTTTTTCTTAGCATTAAAATATCTTggactaaattttaaaagtaataaaagcaaCAGGTCATTATAGGCACAAAAACAGAATATGGAAGGTATGCAACTTAATTATTCCAGCAACTTCTAACCTGACATACTGaatattataaaagtaatgtCTAAGCCTTATTTTTAATCCTGCCATCTTCCAATAGTCTTGAAGTGTTTAAAGTTTAGTGTGTTATGTTATGATTTTATACAGGGTTTT encodes the following:
- the LOC129018068 gene encoding LOW QUALITY PROTEIN: olfactory receptor 1D5 (The sequence of the model RefSeq protein was modified relative to this genomic sequence to represent the inferred CDS: inserted 1 base in 1 codon): MKALNKHLLVLILQTVEEMDGGNQSEGSEFLLLGMSESPEQQRILFWMFLSMYLVTVVGNVLIILAISSDSRLHTPVYFFLANLSFTDLXVTNTIPKMLVNLQSQNKAISYAGCLTQLYFLLSLVALDNLILAVMAYDRYVAICCPLHHVTAMSPGLCVLFLSLCWGLSVLYGLLLTLLMTRVTFCGSRKIHYLFCEMYILLRLACSNIHIIHTVLVATGCFIFLTPLGFTTTSYVRIVRTILQIPSASKKYKAFSTCALHLGVVSLFYGTLVMVYLQPLHTYSMKDSVATVMYAVVTPMMNPFIYSLRNKDMHGALGKLLGRPFQRLK